In Roseisolibacter agri, one genomic interval encodes:
- a CDS encoding acyl-CoA dehydrogenase family protein — MATEIAPHESYLPSPQLTPREGDLFNIDAGLTEEERAVRDSVRRFVDEKVLPIIGKHYVEGTFPKHLIAEMGELGVFGANLPEEYGCAGLNNVQYGLIMQELERGDSGIRSFASVQGALVMYPIYAFGSEEQKRHWLPKMATGEVIGCFGLTEPDYGSNPAGMITVAREQADGSWVLNGAKMWITNGSQAHVSVVWAKTVRHGETEVGDERTIRGFVVPTDTPGFRARDQKGKLSLRASDTSELILEDVKLPADAILPKSGGLKSPLMCLTQARYGISWGALGAAIACFEEAVSYSKNRVMFDKPIGAFQIQQVRLADMLTEIVKGQLLSLHLGRCKDLGTFTPQMVSLAKRNNVNIATDIAREARRLLGGNGILAEYASMRHMANLESVYTYEGTHDVHSLILGQAITGHSAFK; from the coding sequence ATGGCTACTGAGATCGCTCCCCACGAGTCCTACCTGCCGTCGCCGCAGCTCACGCCGCGCGAGGGCGACCTGTTCAACATCGACGCCGGGCTCACCGAGGAGGAGCGCGCCGTCCGCGACTCGGTGCGCCGCTTCGTCGACGAGAAGGTCCTGCCGATCATCGGCAAGCACTACGTCGAGGGCACCTTCCCGAAGCACCTGATCGCCGAGATGGGCGAGCTGGGCGTGTTCGGCGCCAACCTGCCCGAGGAGTACGGCTGCGCGGGGCTCAACAACGTGCAGTACGGGCTCATCATGCAGGAGCTCGAGCGCGGCGACTCGGGCATCCGCTCGTTCGCGTCGGTGCAGGGCGCGCTCGTGATGTACCCGATCTACGCCTTCGGCAGCGAGGAGCAGAAGCGCCACTGGCTGCCGAAGATGGCCACGGGCGAGGTGATCGGCTGCTTCGGGCTCACCGAGCCGGACTACGGCTCGAACCCCGCGGGCATGATCACCGTCGCGCGCGAGCAGGCCGACGGGTCGTGGGTGCTGAACGGCGCCAAGATGTGGATCACCAACGGCTCGCAGGCGCACGTCTCGGTCGTCTGGGCCAAGACCGTCCGCCACGGCGAGACCGAGGTCGGCGACGAGCGCACCATCCGCGGCTTCGTCGTCCCGACCGACACGCCGGGCTTCCGCGCGCGCGACCAGAAGGGGAAGCTGTCGCTGCGCGCGTCGGACACGTCCGAGCTGATCCTCGAGGACGTGAAGCTGCCGGCCGACGCGATCCTGCCGAAGTCGGGCGGGCTCAAGTCGCCGCTGATGTGCCTGACGCAGGCGCGCTACGGCATCTCGTGGGGCGCGCTCGGCGCCGCCATCGCGTGCTTCGAGGAGGCCGTGTCCTACTCGAAGAACCGCGTCATGTTCGACAAGCCGATCGGCGCGTTCCAGATCCAGCAGGTGCGCCTGGCCGACATGCTGACGGAGATCGTGAAGGGGCAGCTGCTGTCGCTGCACCTGGGCCGCTGCAAGGACCTGGGGACGTTCACGCCGCAGATGGTGTCGCTGGCCAAGCGGAACAACGTCAACATCGCGACCGACATCGCGCGCGAGGCGCGCCGCCTGCTCGGCGGCAACGGGATCCTGGCCGAGTACGCGTCGATGCGCCACATGGCCAACCTGGAGAGCGTGTACACGTACGAGGGGACGCACGACGTCCACTCGCTCATCCTCGGCCAGGCGATCACGGGGCACAGCGCGTTCAAGTGA